A region from the Bacteroidota bacterium genome encodes:
- a CDS encoding endonuclease/exonuclease/phosphatase family protein, with amino-acid sequence MRIFLYGAALLWATGVLGAWASLYVLDSPSFWEALWALSLPAWALLGLGLLLWAALARRWGIAALALLCGAGTLLQAGWRPWGPEEVRDTQAAFGVLSWNVHGAASGFAPVLEAILRDEPDLVLLQEVQNSGPALIAQDPIRYGDFRHALRAHGYHVAFAPDRQEAWASYGLLVASRWPFVRVRRLNLGGRPGSGLMADVAVQGRIVRLITVHLYTTGSEKPWRGAFSWDRWRTWLSQMRYGWRARGRELEELLAIVNRSPYPVLLAGDFNTTPFDRYYVRLRRVLRDAHRTAGWGWGGTYSAAKPLLRIDYQWYTAGLRPLTLEAKPTWASDHRPLLGKWTLWP; translated from the coding sequence ATGCGCATATTCCTGTACGGAGCCGCGCTCCTATGGGCAACCGGGGTGCTCGGGGCGTGGGCATCGCTTTACGTGCTGGATTCCCCCTCGTTTTGGGAAGCGCTCTGGGCGCTAAGCCTTCCCGCATGGGCCCTGTTGGGTTTGGGGCTCCTGCTGTGGGCCGCTCTGGCCCGTCGATGGGGGATAGCCGCGCTAGCGCTTCTCTGCGGCGCGGGCACTTTACTTCAGGCCGGTTGGCGACCTTGGGGACCGGAGGAGGTCCGCGATACCCAGGCCGCCTTTGGCGTGTTGAGCTGGAACGTCCACGGCGCTGCTTCAGGGTTTGCTCCTGTGCTGGAGGCGATTCTGCGAGATGAGCCCGATCTGGTCCTGCTACAGGAGGTGCAAAACAGCGGCCCCGCGCTTATCGCGCAAGATCCCATCCGTTACGGAGACTTTCGGCATGCGCTGCGTGCGCACGGCTACCATGTGGCCTTCGCACCGGATCGGCAAGAGGCTTGGGCTAGCTACGGGTTACTTGTGGCCTCGCGCTGGCCTTTTGTGCGGGTGCGCCGGCTGAATCTGGGGGGACGACCCGGCTCCGGGCTCATGGCCGATGTGGCCGTTCAAGGGCGCATCGTGCGCCTGATCACGGTGCACCTCTACACGACCGGCTCAGAAAAGCCCTGGCGAGGAGCTTTTTCCTGGGACCGCTGGCGCACTTGGCTGAGCCAAATGAGATATGGCTGGCGCGCGCGCGGCCGAGAGCTTGAGGAACTCTTGGCCATCGTCAACCGCTCCCCTTATCCGGTGCTGCTGGCCGGGGACTTCAACACCACTCCCTTTGACCGGTACTACGTGCGCCTGCGTCGGGTCTTGCGGGACGCGCATCGGACTGCGGGGTGGGGATGGGGAGGCACCTACAGCGCCGCAAAGCCCCTGTTGCGCATCGACTATCAGTGGTATACGGCGGGCCTTCGGCCCCTGACGCTGGAGGCGAAGCCCACCTGGGCCTCCGATCACCGGCCCCTGCTGGGAAAGTGGACGCTCTGGCCCTGA
- the menC gene encoding o-succinylbenzoate synthase: protein MYLDAITLYHIRMPLRAAFETSTGRILEREAILVRVESDSLEGWGECVAGSAPDYSHETIGTAWHVLRDFLIPASLRHDWKGPEEASGLFGWIRGHPMAKAGLEMALWDLWGKRQGRSLASLLGAERERVPVGVSIGIQADTEALLRAVEHFVAQGYRRVKLKIKPGRDLQEVRAVREAFPELPLQVDANAAYSLEDAPVFEAMEELNLLLIEQPLNEDDLLEHARLQARLRTPVCLDESIKSARHARWALELGSCRVINIKAGRVGGLTEARRIHDWARARGVPVWCGGMLETGLGRAANLALAALPGFTLPGDLSASSRYYEEDLIAEPFELEPDGTMRLPQGPGLGVSVRLDRLLRYQVRAERLRR, encoded by the coding sequence ATGTACCTCGACGCCATTACGCTTTATCACATCCGGATGCCCCTTAGGGCGGCCTTCGAGACGTCAACGGGCCGGATCTTGGAGCGCGAGGCGATCCTGGTGCGCGTGGAATCAGACTCTCTGGAGGGATGGGGCGAGTGCGTGGCCGGAAGCGCTCCGGATTATTCGCATGAAACGATCGGCACCGCCTGGCATGTGCTGCGCGATTTTCTAATTCCGGCTTCGTTGCGACACGATTGGAAGGGGCCTGAGGAGGCAAGTGGGCTCTTTGGCTGGATCCGAGGCCATCCTATGGCCAAGGCGGGGCTGGAGATGGCGCTCTGGGATCTGTGGGGAAAGCGGCAAGGTCGCTCTCTGGCGAGCCTGCTGGGCGCGGAGCGCGAGCGCGTACCCGTGGGGGTCTCGATCGGAATTCAGGCGGATACCGAGGCGCTGCTTCGGGCCGTGGAGCACTTCGTCGCTCAGGGCTACCGCCGCGTAAAGCTCAAGATCAAGCCGGGCCGCGATCTGCAGGAGGTGCGCGCCGTGCGCGAAGCGTTTCCCGAACTGCCCCTTCAGGTCGACGCCAACGCAGCCTACAGCCTTGAGGACGCGCCGGTCTTTGAGGCCATGGAGGAGCTGAATCTGCTCCTGATCGAACAACCCCTAAATGAAGACGATCTGCTGGAGCACGCCCGGCTGCAAGCGCGCCTGCGCACGCCCGTTTGCTTAGATGAATCGATCAAAAGCGCCCGGCATGCGCGCTGGGCGCTAGAGCTCGGCTCCTGCCGGGTGATCAACATCAAGGCCGGCCGCGTGGGGGGGCTAACCGAGGCCCGCCGCATTCATGATTGGGCCCGCGCCCGTGGGGTGCCTGTCTGGTGCGGAGGTATGCTGGAGACCGGCCTCGGGCGCGCCGCCAATCTGGCGCTCGCGGCTCTACCGGGCTTTACGCTGCCTGGGGATCTTTCGGCCTCATCGCGCTATTACGAGGAGGACCTTATCGCGGAGCCCTTTGAGCTGGAGCCGGATGGCACGATGCGCTTGCCCCAAGGGCCTGGATTGGGGGTCTCGGTGCGTCTGGACAGGCTGTTACGCTATCAGGTGCGCGCAGAACGCTTAAGGCGTTAA
- a CDS encoding TonB family protein yields the protein MDPRTYRPSTTRDLAALALVLALFWAMAELPSPRRTWQPPRWIPPPGFEVVPVPEPRPIRVSAWPQFGTEPPPPTRFELVREQDQEPPRPAPESPQGDTVFVVEVSHEEHAATGPPQEVFVVVEEMPEPIGGLEGIARRIRYPIEALRRGVEGEVVLTFTVTPTGRVEDIQVLKGLGYGCTEEAIRVIRETFFRPGRQRGVPVPVRVQLPVRFRITPADTLPGYHGADQMG from the coding sequence GTGGATCCGCGCACATACAGGCCCAGCACGACCCGCGATCTGGCCGCCTTGGCGCTTGTCTTGGCGCTTTTCTGGGCCATGGCGGAGCTGCCCAGCCCGCGGCGCACCTGGCAGCCGCCGCGCTGGATTCCCCCGCCGGGCTTTGAGGTGGTACCCGTTCCAGAGCCGCGTCCGATTCGAGTTTCCGCCTGGCCGCAGTTTGGGACCGAACCTCCGCCTCCAACCCGCTTCGAGCTCGTCCGGGAGCAAGACCAGGAGCCCCCCAGGCCCGCGCCCGAATCGCCCCAAGGGGATACGGTGTTCGTGGTGGAGGTGTCGCACGAAGAGCACGCCGCGACCGGCCCGCCTCAAGAGGTATTCGTGGTGGTCGAAGAGATGCCCGAGCCCATAGGGGGGCTAGAGGGGATTGCGCGGCGGATTCGATATCCGATCGAGGCCCTGCGGCGGGGCGTAGAGGGCGAGGTGGTGCTCACCTTCACGGTCACGCCCACGGGCCGCGTAGAAGACATCCAGGTGCTTAAAGGGCTGGGATATGGGTGTACAGAGGAGGCGATTCGGGTGATCCGGGAGACGTTTTTCCGACCCGGACGCCAGCGTGGTGTACCCGTTCCGGTTCGGGTGCAGCTGCCCGTTCGGTTCCGCATCACACCCGCCGATACGCTACCCGGCTACCACGGGGCGGACCAAATGGGGTAG